DNA from Prunus persica cultivar Lovell chromosome G6, Prunus_persica_NCBIv2, whole genome shotgun sequence:
AAGGCTGCGATTGCAATTGCTCATAACCCTGTACAACATAATCTTACAAAGCATGTGGATGTTGATCGAAATTtcattaaagaaaagttgGATGCGGAGATTGTTTTCTTCCCATTCATTAGTTCTGAGTATCAGTTAGCAGATGTCCTTACGAAGGCTGTTTCCACTAGTATCTTTCACAACTCgcttgacaagttgggcatgCGTGACGTTtttgctccaacttgagggggagtgttggcgagaTATCCTAGTCATATTAggatatttctttcttattctattaggattttatttatttcctttttgtatagatattatgtaattatgatttttcttatttcctaGTATAACCCTTCTAGGGTTTGTAaccttgtattataaatacctcctttCGAAGAATGAAATATatctaaaaatattatacccatattgtttgactCTTTAGAAATTATATGTTGAGAAAAACATAGAATTTTAATAAAACTTTAAATTTCATATGAAGTTTGAGCGAAAAATATACAACTATCTGCCTCACTATCACAACACTAACTAGACCATTAATTTGTAAATTAAGACCCCTTTTAACTGGCTATGCTCAATTTACAAGTTCCTTTCCTTTGTCCTTAAACCTATAGGTTAAAAGCATTTACATTGGTGTTCAAACTTTTCAGATGCATTATCTTCAAATCTCGCATCTCCAAccacaaaaattacaaaaggaaaataatatgaaattaaaaagtaagtgAGAGACAAAGAGATATTTTTAAAGTTGGCAAAAGCTAAGGGACTTCCCAACCCAAGCATGCACCTCACTCTTTCTATCGTACTCAATTATTTAGCCCTATGGGGTGGAAGCAGACGTTTCCTCGTCTTGCAGCTGTTTCCATCTCCTACCCCactttcctttcatttttttaatttcacataTCTCTATCTTTCACTATTTAttatccattttttttaattaaaaaatttccataGTTTCACATCAAACGTGCCTGCATCAATGACTTGGTGCtggaattttcttgtttttatccATGAAACAAAAGAACCTAACCAAATACACTGCATGAAAGATAAATACGAGAGtgcaatgaaattttttcaacttgtttattttaattccaTAAAAAGAATATGAACCAAAATATATAGTTGTATGCATTATTTCTACACTCTATTTGGGTGAGAATAATGATTAAATTatatagaaaaaggaaaaagaaaatgagggGCATCTTATGTGGTGAAGCTTTATGAAAGCCCCATctgtcttttatttatttattatcatTTTCAGCAACAGAGAGAATTGCAGAAGATGGAGGTTTGAGTCTGACAAGAGCTAGCAACTCCAAACGAAAGCCTAAAGAGATTTTGTTATGTAAATAGCTCCGATGACGATAGTAGACTGTTAGATCCACTGACATGTACTGCTCAGATGAAAATCCATCAGTCCATCCACTCGTGTgtgtttcaactttcaaccATAATTGGATGGTACAAAACTCAAACTCCCTGTTCTCTGCAAAAGGCCCTTGATGGGTTCCgtatatataattttcttttttttcaatttttttcagtcttttttataatattactTTAAATTTGTTATGATCTTTGATGCGCTTTGTGTCACTAGCTACTACTTTCATCATCATCTAGCTATGCAGTCCTTGAAagtcatctctctctctctctctctctctctctctctctctctctctctctctcaattttacATATAGTTCGTGGTGAACTTCACCCCTCCTTTTCTTCAGAAGTTTTCTGGGTCTAAATAAAACGACTCTCACTATTTTAGGCAGATATAATTTGAGGTTTCTGATTCATGGGTTTTCTTGGCTTGTTTGAGATCTGCAGATTCTTGTTGCTTTTTTCTCCAGGATCTTGCTTGTTCAACAATTTGCAAAGGACCACTGATTAACCGATTAATATTGCTACCGGCTGGATCTTGCATATTAATTAGGTCTTCATGATCAAAATCAATTAGTAAGATTATATATGTCCGTACAAAGGAGAGCTTGAAGTACTTACTCCATGGCAACGTTCTTTCACCATGGAAGCTCTGAAATCCAAGCCCCAACTGATCATGCTCTCCAGACACTTTATCTAATGAACCCCAATTACGTGCCATCCTTCTCTGACAGTGCCCAGCAAAACCCTACACCTCCTAGCATGCTTCTTTTCAATCACACTCCGCCTCCAACAACCCACCACTTAGTCGGCATCCCGCTTCACTCTGCGGCCGTTGGATCAAACAATTCGGACGATCACAGCCCTCCATCCTTGCAGCACCAAACTGATCCATCTCGGCTTCACTACAACTTGTGGGGCCCATTGGGTGGCCAAACCCCCGTCGGCGCCTCCGCGGTGTCCCCCACAAGTGCAACTACTCAACAGGGTTTGTCTCTCAGCCTCTCAACTCATCAGCAGCCAGGTTATAATAGTAACTACAGGCCATCATCATTTCCTGCCGAGCGTGATGTCCCGGCCAAGGGGTCTTCTCTGTCGTCGGTGTCGGCTATGTCACATGGATTTTCAGGTGTGCTTTTGGGGTCCAAGTACTTAAAGGCTGCTCAAGAGCTTCTGGATGAGGTTGTTCATGTTGGAAAGGGAAGCAACGCCGATGAATTGGACGGTGGGATTAAAGATAAGATGAAAGTGAGTCGAGAAACAACGGCTGGGATTGGAGCTAGTTCGAGTGGTGGTGTTAAGCAAGGAGCTGAGCTTAACACAGCACAGAGGCAGGAGCTCCAGATGAAGAAAGCAAAACTTGTCAGCATGCTTGATGAGGTACTATTAAATTCTATGTTCattcttttattaaattttttgctatttttgtgttttcattggTCATATTGATTCTGTAAAGTTTCATTTGTTAAGCACGATTGTTTTTGATGTCTTGTGCAATTTATCCAAAGATGTAATTCAACCACACTTCTAGTGAATGattgaataagaaaaaacacaCCTGGCACTTGGACAAGAGTTGGGCAGAATTGCACTAGTCAGGCTTATAATTATTAGCTCTAGTCCCGCTGGTGGGTCCATTACGTAAATGTAACCACCTTTGTCAAGGGAATCTAATTTACTAATTTGTGTTTAGCTTATGATTATTACACGAcgtttaagaaaagaaaaggctttAGATGTTAATTAAGTCGATTcaagaaagatgaagaaattatTGTGTGTGAGGATAACATGACGTGAGTCAGAATTGAAAAGTAGCCACTTAGTGGTGGACTATAATACTCTTTAAATTTGATAggggaggaaaaagaaaaagagaaaaggaaaacgaAAGTTGGAGCTTAATTGCAGTGGGTGGGGATCTGGGACCATTGTGTCTGTTTCATGTAGTTACCAAACTTTCCTGCTGACCCCGTCATTAATTAATGTATacacatataaaaaaaaaaatatataatatatatatatatatactataaaACGGACAtatgtaataataaaaaactataCGACAGAAATGAACTAAAGTGGGTCATTTTCTTTGTCACCTTTTCGTacatttggtttgtttgcaGTGAGTTTTGGTCTCAAGAGGGTCCATTGGCCAAAACTGTCGTGCAGCTCTGTAAATAtgctaatttatttatttatttgtctttTGTTATGAAGGTGGAGCAAAGATACAGACAGTACCACCAACAAATGCAGTTTGTGATCACTTCATTCGAACAAGCCGCAGgttttggttcagcaaaatcGTACACTCATCTTGCCCTGCAGACAATCTCCAAGCAATTCCGGTGCCTCAAAGACGCAATATCAACTCAAATCAAAGCCAGCAGCAAGAACTTGGGTGAGGAAGAATGCTTGGGTGCCAAGATTGAGGGTTCAAGGCTCAAGTACATAGACAATCATGTAAGGCAACAGCGGGCATTGCAACAGTTGGGAATGGTCCAGCATAATCCCTGGAGACCCCAGCGAGGATTGCCTGAACGAGCTGTTTCCGTTCTTCGAGCCTGGCTCTTCGAGCACTTCCTTCACCCGTAAGTACTTTTTCGAATTAATTCGACGCTTCGGTCGTgctaaaaaccctaaaaaatttCCAGTTCGGTCTAGTATTAAATTCTAGTATAGTTTATAGGACGTATCAAACTAACAAATTTCTACTTGGGTTTGTAGCTATCCCAAGGACTCAGACAAAGTAATGCTGGCAAAACA
Protein-coding regions in this window:
- the LOC18773637 gene encoding BEL1-like homeodomain protein 1, producing MATFFHHGSSEIQAPTDHALQTLYLMNPNYVPSFSDSAQQNPTPPSMLLFNHTPPPTTHHLVGIPLHSAAVGSNNSDDHSPPSLQHQTDPSRLHYNLWGPLGGQTPVGASAVSPTSATTQQGLSLSLSTHQQPGYNSNYRPSSFPAERDVPAKGSSLSSVSAMSHGFSGVLLGSKYLKAAQELLDEVVHVGKGSNADELDGGIKDKMKVSRETTAGIGASSSGGVKQGAELNTAQRQELQMKKAKLVSMLDEVEQRYRQYHQQMQFVITSFEQAAGFGSAKSYTHLALQTISKQFRCLKDAISTQIKASSKNLGEEECLGAKIEGSRLKYIDNHVRQQRALQQLGMVQHNPWRPQRGLPERAVSVLRAWLFEHFLHPYPKDSDKVMLAKQTGLTRSQVSNWFINARVRLWKPMVEEMYVEETKEQEKNGSRNTANYKESGSTTPRESASTRIDDQMFRSTHENFSNQHPSPNEKSNNSSLSASPMAGSLQSQSGFNLVGMSNMQGSPKKRKSSEIENSPSSILSMDTDMKANETNREITTDHANGFGTYPIPEIERFDMNPEHLAQRFHGNGVSLTLGLPHRENISLSGTQQSFLSNHGQINIHDQLGRRFNTGGEADFCAINHPQPSHSGIDYEDMDMRSRKRFAAQLLPDFVA